ATCTCTGTATGTGGACAGAAGATACTTGGGTAGTGTATCACTGGCTCAGCCTTGATGAGCTTTGGGCTGATCCTGCCAATGTAACTGTAACACTTGCATTTATTAGATTTGCTGGCTGGTTGTCCTGTGTAGGAAAAGACAAGAGCATTACCTGTTGATCAGCAGCCAAAATATCTATTTATATAAACAGggtgaagacaaaaaaacaaaaaaggaaaaaataagatATTCACAGTACCTTGTGCACCTAGGATAAGCAGGCAGGCAACGAAGGCAGTGACTGAGTTCATAGTTGTGGCTGTAGGCAGATCCGCTGTTCACCGTTTCTGTCTTGAGTATGGCTCCTGATGCTGTGAAGCAGTAAGCAGCACGCTTATATACACTGCCTGCACAAGTGGCCCCACCCCCAAGAGGTGTTTTGCAACATTAATTTCACTTTCCAGAATGCCTTTCACTTTCTGCTTCCTTTTTCCCTCTACAAAGCCTGTTTCCGAGAATCACAGCTATTGAAAAAATGCCTACAGAGGGAAATCTTTTAGGCACATAAATGACATTAATAAGACAGCTCATGACAAAAGCAACTATATATTAATTTAAACTGTTTTGTACACTGCTATCCCTAACACTTTAGCTATCACCGTAAAGCTTCCAGCTGCATTTTTAATGTGAGATCTGATTAGTTTGTAAGagcctgatttaaaaaaaaaaaaaacagcaaaaatgaatTTCTCAGCTATGTGATTACGCTGACCTCTGACTGTGGCCTTTCACTTtgtgtgtttgggttttttttaaacgttCTTGTTAGGCTTAggattaaagaaaacaaatatccTGCAGAAAGGCTTTTccccctgtttttttttgttgctgtgaagcagtgggcagccaccaatccAGCACACGGGGAGCACTGCGTAGGGATGGTACTTTGCTCAGGGTGCCTCATGGTAGCCATTCAGTGGATTTGGACCCCCGATCATGGGGCGAATggtctacctactgagctatttttttatttttcatttgcaattttgttttaattataattatttttaagaGTGGGTTTGCTCATTTCATTTCAACATTAGTTTTAGATTCTTAATGTGGGTGGTGTCTGTCATGAACAAGATTGTAAAAGTTTAGAACTAACTCAATACAAACTAACTAACTCAGTACTCAATACAAACACAGCAGTTCATGTCAGAAAGCCACTCCAGTCACAAAA
This region of Pelmatolapia mariae isolate MD_Pm_ZW linkage group LG12, Pm_UMD_F_2, whole genome shotgun sequence genomic DNA includes:
- the LOC134639393 gene encoding C-X-C motif chemokine 10-like, with protein sequence MNSVTAFVACLLILGAQGQPASKSNKCKCYSYIGRISPKLIKAEPVIHYPSIFCPHTEIIVTTKADMKKCVNPESPLGRHILKNHNKQGKKGAVSTTTAGQSTAAI